One Dermatophagoides farinae isolate YC_2012a chromosome 6, ASM2471394v1, whole genome shotgun sequence genomic window carries:
- the mRpS16 gene encoding mitochondrial ribosomal protein S16 encodes MVWPHKSGFGIKLVRMGCKNRPYYQIGAMPSRRRTGLLPDEVIGSLDPVPNERNEIVAAVDLSRLSYWMGRGARLSVGMQTLLGLAGWTPVPPHVYIKAKQERDQMFKKIQQQQQQTGENEHESDDGDNNEEKIEIESVLPKRLPF; translated from the exons ATGGTTTGGCCGCATAAAAGTGGTTTTGGTATTAAACTGGTACGTATGGGCTGTAAAAATCGTCCATATTATCAAATCGGTGCAATGCCATCTCGACGACGTACCGGGCTATTACCGGACGAAGTAATCGGTTCATTGGATCCGGTACCAAATGAACGTAATGAAATTGTTGCCGCTGTCGATCTGAGTCGTCTATCGTATTGGATGGGACGTGGAGCACGTCTTAGTGTTGGAATGCAAACATTACTTg GTTTAGCTGGATGGACACCTGTACCACCACATGTATACATCAAAGCAAAACAAGAACGTGATCAAATGTTTAAAaagattcaacaacaacaacaacaaacaggtGAAAATGAACACGAATCAGATGATGGTGACAATaatgaagagaaaattgaaatcgaaaGTGTACTACCAAAACGATTACCATTCTAA